In the genome of Myxococcus stipitatus, one region contains:
- a CDS encoding protoporphyrinogen/coproporphyrinogen oxidase, whose product MEPIVILGAGLAGLSTAHFLQKPWRLIEKSDRVGGLIKTEVIDGCYFDPTGHWLHLRDPEIQEWVNTRWLPGQMVRIQRKAGIFTRGVFTRFPYQVNTHGLPPDVVAENLMGFVEAIYGEKGRALREREPKDFEEFILRYMGEGFAKNFMVPYNQKLWTVHPREMSAAWVGRFVPRPTLKEVVDGALGAGTDAVGYNASFLYPREGGIESLARAMLRGLEGGELSVRTEPTFIDWKARKVALSDGRTLSYSGLVSTVSLPGLVRLLAQGPSGVPEEVIAAAKRLRATTVTYVAVAARGANRQPWHWIYLPEPEFHTYRIGSPSAVYDALAPKDTSTFYVEYSHHGELSPATAEKYAVEDLLRSRMIHSADDILFAQAREIPHAYVLYDEAYGPAKAEILRFLEHAGILTAGRYGQWEYSSMEDAILAGRACARTLNG is encoded by the coding sequence ATGGAACCCATCGTCATCCTGGGAGCAGGTCTCGCGGGCCTGTCCACGGCGCACTTCCTCCAGAAGCCCTGGCGTCTCATCGAGAAGTCGGACCGCGTCGGCGGCCTCATCAAGACCGAGGTCATCGACGGGTGTTATTTCGACCCCACCGGCCACTGGCTGCACCTGCGCGACCCTGAAATCCAGGAGTGGGTGAACACGCGCTGGCTGCCCGGGCAGATGGTGCGCATCCAGCGCAAGGCGGGAATCTTCACGCGCGGCGTCTTCACGCGCTTTCCGTACCAGGTGAACACCCACGGCCTGCCGCCCGACGTCGTCGCCGAGAACCTGATGGGCTTCGTCGAGGCCATCTACGGCGAGAAGGGCCGCGCGCTGCGAGAGCGGGAGCCCAAGGACTTCGAGGAGTTCATCCTGCGCTACATGGGCGAGGGCTTCGCGAAGAACTTCATGGTGCCCTACAACCAGAAGCTCTGGACAGTGCACCCGCGCGAGATGTCCGCGGCCTGGGTCGGACGCTTCGTGCCCCGCCCGACGCTCAAGGAAGTGGTGGACGGAGCCCTGGGCGCCGGCACCGACGCCGTGGGCTACAACGCGTCCTTCCTCTACCCCCGAGAGGGCGGCATCGAGAGCCTCGCGCGCGCCATGCTGCGCGGACTCGAGGGGGGGGAGCTGAGCGTGCGCACCGAGCCCACGTTCATCGACTGGAAGGCGCGCAAGGTCGCTCTGTCCGATGGCAGGACGCTGTCCTATTCAGGACTGGTGTCCACCGTGTCGCTGCCCGGCCTGGTGCGCCTGCTGGCCCAGGGGCCCTCGGGGGTGCCCGAGGAGGTCATCGCCGCGGCGAAGCGTCTGCGCGCCACGACTGTCACCTATGTCGCCGTGGCGGCGCGGGGGGCCAACCGTCAGCCCTGGCATTGGATCTACCTGCCGGAGCCGGAGTTCCACACGTACCGCATCGGCTCCCCGTCCGCCGTCTACGACGCGCTCGCCCCCAAGGACACCTCCACCTTCTACGTGGAGTACAGCCACCACGGAGAGCTGTCCCCGGCCACCGCGGAGAAGTACGCGGTGGAGGACCTGCTGCGCTCGCGGATGATCCACTCCGCGGACGACATCCTCTTCGCGCAGGCGCGTGAGATTCCCCACGCCTACGTGCTCTATGACGAGGCCTACGGGCCGGCGAAGGCGGAAATCCTTCGTTTCCTGGAGCACGCTGGCATCCTCACGGCGGGGCGTTATGGACAGTGGGAGTACTCGTCCATGGAGGACGCCATCCTCGCGGGACGGGCGTGTGCTCGGACGCTGAACGGTTGA
- a CDS encoding glycosyltransferase family 2 protein: MAPHLSVVIPVYNEESIIASAAEELRQGLDARGLDYEIIFAENGSKDATTRILEELCARHPRLRWFHSERPNYGVALKAGILMARGTYVICDEIDLCDLTFYDAALPRLERGEADMVVGSKAAKGASDQRPLIRRAATRVHNKLLKVTLGFQGTDTHGLKAFRREALLPVIQKCVVDMDVFASEFVIRAWREGLKVMEIPIQLHEKRQPSIHLFKRVPNVLKNVGKLFYVIRVRGT; the protein is encoded by the coding sequence ATGGCACCGCACCTGTCCGTCGTCATCCCGGTCTACAACGAGGAGTCCATCATCGCCTCGGCGGCGGAAGAGCTGCGCCAGGGGCTGGATGCACGTGGGCTCGACTACGAAATCATCTTCGCGGAGAACGGCTCCAAGGATGCCACGACGCGCATCCTCGAGGAGCTGTGCGCCAGGCATCCTCGGCTGCGCTGGTTCCACTCCGAGCGTCCCAACTACGGCGTCGCCCTCAAGGCCGGCATCCTCATGGCCCGGGGCACGTACGTCATCTGCGACGAAATCGACCTCTGCGACCTCACCTTCTACGACGCGGCGCTGCCTCGGTTGGAGCGGGGCGAGGCGGACATGGTGGTGGGCTCCAAGGCGGCCAAGGGCGCCAGTGACCAGCGGCCCCTCATCCGCCGCGCGGCCACGCGGGTGCACAACAAGCTGCTGAAGGTGACGCTGGGCTTCCAGGGCACGGACACGCACGGGCTCAAGGCGTTCCGCCGCGAGGCGCTCCTGCCCGTCATCCAGAAGTGCGTGGTGGACATGGACGTGTTCGCCAGCGAGTTCGTCATCCGCGCTTGGCGCGAGGGGCTGAAGGTGATGGAGATTCCCATCCAGCTCCACGAGAAGCGCCAGCCCTCCATCCACCTCTTCAAGCGCGTGCCCAACGTCCTCAAGAACGTGGGCAAGTTGTTCTACGTCATCCGCGTGCGTGGCACGTGA
- a CDS encoding polysaccharide deacetylase family protein → MRLASISVDLDSLPHYCRIHGLPESLLDARARSLVHAVAVPRFMALLDAVGVPGTFFAIGEDLEADPNAAAGMRAAHAAGIEVASHSHAHDYALTRRGPAAILDDLQRADAAILAATGVRPEGFRAPGYTLNADLYAATEALGYRYGSSAFPATPYYAAKAAVMGALALAGRPSRSVLDTPRVLLAPRVPYRPDPARPYQRGSGSVVELPMAVTPGLRFPFIGTFATTLPLGTLRAAWRMCRGDAFFNFELHGVDVLDASDGIPGELVRQQRDLRVSAAKKLERLREIFGWLRAECDVVTLRDASGRLSATL, encoded by the coding sequence GTGAGGCTGGCGTCCATTTCCGTCGACCTCGACTCGCTGCCGCACTACTGCCGCATCCACGGGCTGCCCGAGTCGCTGCTGGATGCGCGCGCCCGCTCCCTGGTCCACGCGGTGGCGGTGCCTCGCTTCATGGCGCTGCTGGACGCGGTGGGCGTGCCGGGCACCTTCTTCGCCATTGGCGAGGACCTGGAGGCGGACCCGAACGCCGCCGCGGGGATGCGCGCGGCCCACGCGGCCGGCATCGAGGTGGCAAGCCACAGCCACGCCCACGACTACGCGCTCACGCGCCGAGGCCCCGCCGCCATCCTGGACGACCTCCAGCGCGCGGACGCCGCCATCCTCGCGGCTACGGGTGTCCGGCCCGAGGGCTTCCGCGCTCCGGGCTACACGCTCAACGCGGACCTCTACGCGGCCACCGAGGCCCTGGGCTACCGGTACGGCTCGTCCGCCTTTCCCGCCACGCCGTACTACGCGGCCAAGGCGGCGGTGATGGGGGCGCTCGCGCTGGCGGGGCGGCCGTCGCGCTCCGTGCTGGATACGCCGCGCGTGCTGCTGGCGCCTCGGGTGCCGTACCGGCCGGACCCGGCGCGGCCCTACCAGCGAGGCTCCGGCTCCGTGGTGGAGCTGCCCATGGCGGTGACGCCCGGCCTGCGCTTCCCGTTCATCGGCACGTTCGCCACCACGCTGCCGCTGGGCACCCTGCGCGCGGCCTGGCGCATGTGCCGGGGCGATGCCTTCTTCAACTTCGAGCTGCATGGCGTGGACGTGCTGGACGCCTCGGACGGCATCCCCGGTGAGCTGGTCCGCCAGCAGCGGGACTTGCGCGTGAGCGCGGCGAAGAAGCTGGAGCGGCTGCGCGAAATCTTCGGCTGGCTCCGGGCCGAGTGCGACGTCGTCACCCTGCGCGACGCCTCGGGGCGCCTGTCCGCCACGCTGTGA
- a CDS encoding esterase/lipase family protein has translation MSASLAAAVQTLRLAPVEQRAPVLFVHGLGDDASAFDALRQRLEQEGWPHLHALSLAPSDGSESLSVLARQVAHEAQALRARTGARRVDVVAFSMGALVTRYWVQLLGGRLMVRRFISISGPHGGSALAFLARGKGITQMRPGSRLLRALQQDTHPWGNTEVHSFWSPWDLMIVPASSSRLPGACERVFPVLFHPWMLTDGRVHDAVVEVLGSPAVAR, from the coding sequence GTGAGCGCGTCCCTGGCCGCCGCGGTGCAGACCCTCCGGCTCGCGCCCGTGGAGCAGCGAGCCCCCGTGCTCTTCGTCCATGGCCTGGGCGATGACGCGAGCGCCTTCGATGCCCTCCGCCAGCGACTGGAGCAGGAAGGCTGGCCCCACCTGCATGCCCTCTCGCTCGCGCCGAGCGACGGAAGCGAGAGCCTGTCCGTGCTCGCGCGCCAGGTGGCTCACGAAGCCCAGGCGCTGCGAGCCCGTACGGGGGCGCGCCGCGTGGACGTCGTGGCCTTCAGCATGGGGGCACTCGTCACGCGCTACTGGGTGCAGCTGTTGGGCGGCCGGCTGATGGTGCGGCGATTCATCTCCATCTCGGGTCCCCATGGAGGCTCCGCGCTGGCGTTCCTCGCGCGAGGCAAGGGCATCACCCAGATGAGGCCGGGAAGCCGGCTGCTCCGGGCCCTCCAGCAGGACACCCATCCGTGGGGCAACACGGAGGTGCACAGCTTCTGGTCGCCGTGGGACCTGATGATTGTGCCCGCGTCCAGCTCCCGGCTGCCCGGCGCCTGCGAGCGCGTGTTCCCGGTGCTCTTCCACCCGTGGATGCTCACGGATGGGCGGGTGCATGACGCGGTGGTGGAGGTGCTCGGCTCGCCCGCGGTCGCGCGGTGA
- a CDS encoding lysophospholipid acyltransferase family protein yields MLERLGDRVKKGLRDWTDRMANDEQKARMQAMARPENEYGVDPFGYNLDFSLSAVAPFLWLYRNYFRVETYGIEKVPAGRVLLVSNHSGQVPLDGAMIGVSLMLEATPPRAVRSMVEKWVPSLPYVSTFMARMGQIVGTPENCRRLLESDEAILVFPEGTRGINKLWPQRYQLQEFGLGFMRLALETRTPIVPVAVVGAEEQAPALMDLKPVAKLLGFPSFPITPTGLPFPLPTKYRLYYGDPMHFTGRPDDEDSELDKKVRTVKGAIQSMLHQGLKERRGVFW; encoded by the coding sequence ATGCTGGAGCGTCTCGGCGACCGAGTGAAGAAGGGCCTGCGCGATTGGACCGACCGCATGGCCAATGACGAGCAGAAGGCTCGCATGCAGGCCATGGCTCGTCCGGAGAACGAGTACGGGGTGGACCCCTTCGGGTACAACCTCGACTTCAGCCTCTCCGCGGTGGCGCCCTTCCTCTGGCTCTACCGGAACTACTTCCGCGTGGAGACCTACGGCATCGAGAAGGTCCCCGCCGGACGGGTGCTGCTGGTGTCCAACCACTCCGGGCAGGTCCCCCTGGACGGCGCCATGATTGGCGTGTCCCTGATGCTGGAGGCCACGCCCCCTCGCGCCGTGCGCAGCATGGTGGAGAAGTGGGTGCCGTCGCTGCCGTACGTCTCCACGTTCATGGCGCGCATGGGGCAGATTGTCGGCACGCCGGAGAACTGTCGGCGGCTGCTCGAGTCGGACGAGGCCATCCTCGTCTTCCCCGAGGGCACCCGCGGCATCAACAAGCTGTGGCCCCAGCGCTACCAGCTCCAGGAGTTCGGCCTGGGCTTCATGCGCCTGGCGCTGGAGACGCGCACGCCCATCGTCCCCGTGGCCGTCGTCGGCGCGGAGGAGCAGGCCCCGGCGCTCATGGACCTCAAGCCGGTGGCGAAGCTGTTGGGCTTCCCGTCGTTCCCCATCACCCCCACGGGCCTGCCCTTCCCGCTGCCCACGAAGTACCGCCTGTACTACGGCGACCCCATGCACTTCACCGGGCGCCCGGACGACGAGGACAGCGAGCTGGACAAGAAGGTCCGCACCGTGAAGGGCGCCATCCAGTCCATGCTCCACCAGGGCCTCAAGGAGCGCCGGGGGGTGTTCTGGTGA
- a CDS encoding SDR family oxidoreductase: MRPAVVVTGISGNLGRTLAKLLHKHERIIGIDRRPFVGRPKDVEMYELDLRKKKAEDVFRKNEVRAVIHMGIMHDPRMSEEEHHSFNVVGTTRLLEYCAKYGVKKVVVLSSANVYGPSPDNSNFLTEDAPLMAASRFSGVRDLIEVDMLAHGFFWKHPHIETVILRPVHIVGPTIKNAPSNYLRLRHPWMMAGFDPMVQLIHVEDVARAMVAALRPEPKGVYNVVGPGEVPLSAVMRELGNTPIPVPHPVARPLLGMLFKYRIANFPPPELDHIQFLCAVDGSRWVNDVAWKPRHSMRETIRAVLAD; this comes from the coding sequence ATGAGACCGGCCGTCGTCGTCACGGGCATCAGCGGCAACCTCGGCCGCACCCTCGCGAAGCTTCTGCACAAGCACGAGCGCATCATCGGCATCGACCGGCGTCCCTTCGTGGGCCGGCCGAAGGATGTCGAGATGTACGAGCTCGACCTGCGCAAGAAGAAGGCGGAGGACGTCTTCCGCAAGAACGAGGTCCGCGCCGTCATCCACATGGGCATCATGCATGACCCGCGCATGAGCGAGGAGGAGCACCACTCGTTCAACGTCGTGGGCACCACGCGCCTGCTGGAGTACTGCGCGAAGTACGGCGTGAAGAAGGTCGTCGTCCTCTCGTCGGCCAACGTCTACGGGCCCAGCCCGGACAACTCCAACTTCCTCACCGAGGACGCGCCGCTCATGGCGGCCAGCCGCTTCTCTGGCGTGCGGGACCTGATTGAAGTGGACATGCTCGCGCATGGCTTCTTCTGGAAGCACCCCCACATCGAGACGGTGATTCTGCGGCCCGTCCACATCGTCGGGCCCACCATCAAGAACGCGCCGTCCAACTACCTGCGCCTGCGCCACCCGTGGATGATGGCGGGCTTCGACCCCATGGTGCAGCTCATCCACGTGGAGGACGTCGCCCGCGCCATGGTGGCCGCCCTCCGCCCGGAGCCCAAGGGCGTCTACAACGTCGTCGGCCCCGGCGAGGTGCCCCTGTCCGCGGTGATGCGCGAGTTGGGCAACACCCCCATCCCCGTGCCCCACCCGGTGGCCCGGCCCCTGTTGGGCATGCTCTTCAAGTATCGCATCGCCAACTTCCCGCCCCCGGAGCTGGACCACATCCAGTTCCTGTGCGCCGTGGATGGCAGCCGCTGGGTCAACGACGTGGCCTGGAAGCCCCGTCACTCCATGCGGGAGACCATCCGCGCCGTCCTCGCGGACTGA